A region from the Corylus avellana chromosome ca7, CavTom2PMs-1.0 genome encodes:
- the LOC132187465 gene encoding pentatricopeptide repeat-containing protein At3g03580, which yields MRIAKLDRLGKSTQAFLHSSLSKAISFATNSHELRKVHSLIITLGLDQSAFFSGKLISKYARLKEPTSSLSVFHRVSPTNNVYQWNSIIRALTHNGLLSESLHFYAEMRKTKLQPDAYTFPSVINACAGLCDSQMGKQIHEHVLEMGLRSDLYIANALIDMYARFGDLVQARNVFEKMPHRDIVSWNSLISGYSSNGYWEEALEIYYRSRMVGMLPDTFTVSSVLPACGSAIVVDEGQIIHGLVEKIGIHADVIVSNGILSMYVKFDRLSDARKVFDEMVVRDSVSWNTVICGYSQSGLFDESIELFMEMLNKFRPDLLTITSTLRSCVHLRDMEFGKYIHEYMIGNGFEFDITVSNILIDMYAKCGNLVASREVFDKMKCRDSVSWNSLINGYIINGFYHEGLKLFKMMKMEMKSDPVSYLTLLGVSTLLADMDLGKMIHCDIEKFGFDSYLVVTNALVDMYAKCGKMEDSLKVFENMKARDKVTWNTIIAACVRSENCSLGMRMANRMRTEGVSPDVATMLGILPMCSFLAAKRQGKEIHGCVLKFGFESDVPIGNALIEMYSKCGRLEDSVQVFKRMKMKDVVTWTALISTYGMYGEGRKAFRAFLEMEATGVYPDRVAFVAIIFACSHSSLVDEGLACFDRMKYYNIEPRIEHYACVVDLLSRSGHFAKAEEFIFSMPLKPDASIWGSLLSACQARGDIKFAERISEQIIKLSSVDPGYYVLISNVYAALGKWDQVRMIRKSIKARGLKKEQGCSWMEIRNRVYVFGTGDKCFEQFEEVYKLLGILTGLLAKEGYVANLQFVLHDVEEDEKRDMLCGHSERLAIAFGLLNTKPGTPLQVMKNLRVCGDCHTVTKYISKIMQREILVRDANRFHLFKDGTCSCRDHW from the coding sequence ATGAGAATTGCAAAGTTGGACAGGTTAGGTAAAAGCACACAGGCATTTCTACATTCATCTCTCTCAAAAGCTATATCTTTTGCTACAAACTCTCACGAACTGCGCAAAGTCCACTCACTGATAATTACTTTGGGACTAGACCAGTCTGCGTTCTTCTCTGGCAAACTCATTAGCAAGTATGCTCGGCTCAAAGAACCCACTTCTTCTCTCTCAGTTTTTCACCGAGTGTCGCCCACAAACAACGTCTACCAGTGGAATTCAATCATTAGAGCGCTTACCCATAACGGATTGCTCTCTGAATCTCTTCACTTTTACGCTGAAATGCGAAAAACTAAGCTTCAACCTGACGCTTACACGTTTCCTTCGGTTATTAATGCGTGTGCCGGGTTATGCGACTCGCAGATGGGTAAACAGATTCACGAGCATGTTCTGGAAATGGGTTTGAGGTCGGATTTGTATATTGCGAATGCATTAATAGATATGTACGCTAGGTTTGGTGATTTAGTCCAAGCACGAAACGTGTTTGAGAAAATGCCTCACAGGGATATTGTGTCGTGGAATAGTCTGATTTCGGGGTATAGTTCAAACGGATATTGGGAGGAGGCTCTGGAAATTTATTACAGGTCTAGAATGGTGGGGATGTTACCGGATACTTTTACAGTATCAAGTGTTTTGCCTGCATGTGGAAGCGCAATTGTTGTTGATGAGGGTCAGATTATTCATGGGTTGGTTGAAAAGATCGGGATTCATGCAGATGTTATTGTAAGCAATGGGATTCTTTCCATGTACGTTAAATTTGATAGATTAAGTGACGCTCGTAAAGTTTTTGATGAGATGGTAGTTAGAGACTCTGTTAGTTGGAACACCGTGATTTGTGGTTACTCTCAGTCAGGGTTGTTTGATGAGTCAATAGAGTTATTTATGGAGATGCTAAATAAATTCAGACCAGATTTGTTGACAATCACATCTACTCTCCGTTCTTGTGTTCACTTACGGGATATGGAGTTTGGAAAATATATTCATGAATACATGATAGGAAACGGGTTTGAATTTGATATTACAGTAAGTAATATCCTTATTGACATGTATGCAAAATGTGGTAATTTAGTGGCTTCACGAGAAGTATTTGATAAGATGAAATGTAGAGATTCTGTCTCATGGAACTCACTGATCAATGGCTATATTATCAATGGTTTTTATCATGAAGGGTTAAAGCTTTTTAAGATGatgaagatggagatgaaatccGATCCTGTGAGCTATTTGACACTCCTGGGTGTCTCTACTCTGTTGGCAGACATGGACCTGGGTAAAATGATCCACTGTGATATAGAAAAGTTTGGATTTGATTCATATCTAGTGGTCACTAATGCTCTTGTTGATATGTATGCAAAATGTGGCAAAATGGAGGATTCACTGAAAGTATTTGAGAACATGAAAGCTCGCGATAAAGTGACATGGAATACCATTATTGCTGCCTGCGTTCGTTCTGAAAATTGTAGTTTAGGAATGAGAATGGCCAACCGAATGAGAACTGAAGGAGTGTCACCAGATGTTGCCACCATGTTAGGTATCTTGCCCATGTGTTCCTTCCTTGCTGCCAAGCGACAAGGAAAAGAGATCCATGGAtgtgttttaaaatttggatttgaatcAGATGTTCCAATTGGAAACGCACTGATTGAGATGTACTCCAAGTGTGGTAGATTAGAGGACTCAGTCCAGGTATTCAAGCGCATGAAAATGAAAGATGTGGTGACATGGACTGCTTTGATTTCCACATATGGGATGTATGGTGAAGGCAGAAAAGCTTTCAGAGCTTTTCTGGAGATGGAAGCAACTGGGGTTTACCCTGATCGTGTTGCTTTTGTCGCCATCATTTTTGCTTGTAGCCATTCAAGTTTGGTAGATGAGGGTCTGGCTTGCTTTGACCGGATGAAATATTACAACATTGAGCCCAGGATTGAACATTATGCTTGTGTAGTTGATCTTCTATCCCGTTCTGGACACTTTGCTAAAGCAGAAGAGTTTATCTTTTCAATGCCGCTGAAACCGGACGCAAGTATATGGGGATCTTTACTTAGTGCTTGTCAAGCTCGTGGAGACATAAAGTTTGCAGAACGCATCTCAGAACAGATCATCAAATTGAGTTCAGTTGATCCTGGCTATTATGTATTAATATCCAATGTATATGCAGCTTTAGGAAAGTGGGATCAAGTGAGAATGATAAGAAAATCTATAAAAGCTAGAGGACTCAAAAAAGAACAGGGATGTAGCTGGATGGAGATTCGAAACAGAGTTTACGTTTTTGGGACAGGAGACAAGTGTTTTGAACAGTTTGAAGAGGTTTATAAGTTATTAGGGATACTTACTGGTTTGTTGGCTAAGGAAGGTTATGTTGCAAATCTGCAATTTGTTCTGCATGATGtggaggaggatgagaagagAGACATGCTTTGTGGGCATAGCGAAAGGCTTGCCATAGCATTTGGATTGTTGAATACAAAACCAGGGACCCCTTTGCAGGTGATGAAAAACCTTAGGGTATGTGGAGATTGTCACACCGTGACCAAGTACATATCGAAGATCATGCAAAGAGAAATATTAGTGAGAGATGCCAATCGCTTTCATTTGTTCAAGGATGGAACCTGTAGTTGTCGAGATCACTGGTGA